In Ectothiorhodosinus mongolicus, one DNA window encodes the following:
- a CDS encoding AAA family ATPase: protein MEKKVLVQVNVLGVIADQDIAQQLQESLGRIQGVNFTLRPPRSIRSLADIGVKEMPDILLMDIDGHTPQDATDLQRLVAESPDHLRIFCIFRHENSSLIGKLKGPALAHIYTPPFVAQEIVLDVLEVMSDKRRRLLEARARKGSITAFFSASGGAGATTLATNTAERLVSQFGRRVTLLDLDIGFGCAALTLDIQPRTFATTALTQPERIDPVFIEALLTEHESGLKVLAAPADPQAGETISVAAIQALLHALVERYELLVIDLPRLITPWTLEVMKQADPLFIVTHNHMVPLRNTRLLIEQLPRVGVLKERIEVINNHARPGGELHSEHMRETLHNLPIHQVSSDFSTAVRAQDQGAPIHSLQRRSALCRDIEKLAEYLNSSFTGTTQTHPSLFKRMLGQGHRVGGF from the coding sequence ATGGAGAAAAAAGTACTGGTGCAAGTCAACGTGTTGGGCGTCATCGCTGATCAGGATATTGCCCAGCAATTACAAGAATCATTGGGTCGCATACAGGGCGTTAATTTCACATTGCGGCCGCCGCGTAGTATCCGCAGTCTGGCCGATATCGGTGTCAAGGAAATGCCGGATATTTTGCTCATGGATATCGACGGGCATACGCCTCAGGACGCGACTGATCTGCAACGTTTGGTCGCCGAAAGCCCCGATCATCTGCGGATTTTTTGTATTTTTCGGCACGAAAACTCTAGCCTCATCGGCAAGCTCAAGGGGCCGGCGCTAGCGCATATCTACACGCCCCCGTTTGTTGCGCAAGAGATCGTACTGGACGTGCTGGAAGTGATGTCCGATAAACGTCGCCGCCTCCTTGAAGCGCGAGCCCGAAAAGGCTCGATCACGGCCTTTTTCAGTGCCAGCGGTGGCGCCGGCGCCACGACCTTAGCCACCAACACCGCCGAACGCTTGGTTAGCCAGTTTGGCCGCCGCGTCACGCTGCTGGATCTGGATATTGGCTTTGGCTGCGCAGCGCTGACCCTGGATATTCAGCCACGTACGTTTGCCACCACCGCGCTCACTCAGCCCGAGCGTATTGATCCGGTGTTTATCGAAGCTTTGCTGACCGAGCATGAGTCCGGTCTCAAAGTGCTCGCCGCCCCCGCCGACCCCCAAGCCGGCGAAACCATCTCCGTTGCGGCCATACAAGCCTTGTTGCACGCCTTGGTTGAACGCTACGAGTTACTGGTCATCGACCTGCCGCGGCTAATCACGCCTTGGACATTGGAAGTGATGAAACAGGCTGATCCGCTGTTTATTGTGACCCACAATCACATGGTTCCGCTGCGCAATACGCGCTTGTTGATCGAGCAATTGCCCCGCGTGGGCGTTCTTAAAGAACGCATCGAAGTGATCAATAATCACGCGCGTCCCGGAGGGGAACTGCACTCCGAGCACATGCGCGAGACGCTTCATAATCTGCCGATACATCAAGTCAGCAGCGATTTTTCCACCGCAGTTCGAGCCCAAGATCAAGGCGCGCCCATTCACAGCCTGCAGCGGCGCTCAGCGCTATGTCGGGACATCGAAAAACTCGCGGAATACCTCAATAGCTCCTTTACCGGCACAACCCAAACCCATCCGAGCCTGTTCAAGCGCATGCTGGGGCAAGGCCACAGAGTAGGAGGCTTTTGA
- a CDS encoding TadE/TadG family type IV pilus assembly protein — protein sequence MNKPTAQSGVAMVEFALVVALFLLLVFAAIEFSRVMLEVSRTVEATRAGVRIAVVNTPPAGYPGSTGPFTPAANSPVFTQMQRQQPRLQPRNVQISYSISDAGSVNRTENIPIVTVAITDLMYEPLFATLLGVDLDFALPAFPSSLMGESLWTLEP from the coding sequence GTGAATAAGCCTACTGCACAAAGCGGCGTAGCCATGGTGGAATTTGCGCTGGTGGTCGCGCTGTTCCTGCTTTTGGTGTTCGCCGCCATCGAGTTCTCCCGGGTGATGTTGGAGGTCTCACGCACCGTCGAGGCCACCCGCGCTGGCGTGCGCATCGCCGTGGTGAACACGCCACCAGCTGGCTACCCCGGAAGCACTGGGCCATTCACCCCGGCCGCTAATTCGCCGGTGTTCACCCAAATGCAGCGACAGCAACCGCGCCTGCAACCGCGGAATGTGCAGATCAGCTATAGCATCTCCGATGCCGGTAGTGTCAATCGCACAGAAAACATCCCGATCGTCACCGTCGCTATCACTGATCTAATGTATGAACCCCTTTTCGCGACCCTGTTGGGGGTTGATTTGGACTTTGCCTTGCCCGCCTTTCCCTCTAGCTTGATGGGCGAGTCGCTCTGGACCTTGGAGCCCTAA
- a CDS encoding type II and III secretion system protein family protein: protein MFKFTVFLSGWVLMLGLWVPSAHAQNPQGLDLGEPMDVGELVLAAGKSRIVTAPVNLTQVVVGNPDVADVRMLSSRRVLLVANRSGRTNLAFRGADNQMVAMLDLVVTHDIDGIKRKLHELLPDERDLQVRSSNSMVILSGQVSDTYAMDTALAAARSFAGDNDVRNLLQVGGGQQVMLEVRIAEVKRNSLKALGISTTITGSSGSRTAEISTGLPLSVTPFVDGLFTWPDLLLRLEALETRGLAKTLAEPNIVALSGQEGSFLAGGEFPVPVLQSGGSDAITVEFKEYGVGLLFTPMVLSSSKINLRLQTEVSTIDFENATSVAGTSVPALNTRRTGTTIELADGQSFVIAGLLQENMNNVLNQVPGLGSVPILGALFRSTEFRRNETELAIVVRARLVAPSTADVRLPTDNIIAPSDIDQYLLGTLEHREISPASNTTGGLEGSFGHEL, encoded by the coding sequence ATGTTCAAGTTCACCGTATTCCTCTCTGGGTGGGTGCTGATGCTGGGACTATGGGTTCCCTCGGCTCACGCCCAAAACCCCCAAGGCCTAGACCTAGGCGAACCCATGGATGTGGGTGAGCTGGTCTTGGCGGCGGGCAAATCCCGCATCGTCACGGCCCCCGTCAACCTCACCCAGGTTGTGGTGGGTAATCCCGATGTGGCCGATGTGCGCATGCTCTCCTCAAGGCGCGTGCTGCTGGTGGCCAACCGCTCGGGGCGCACCAACTTGGCGTTTCGTGGCGCGGATAACCAAATGGTGGCGATGCTCGATCTGGTCGTCACCCATGACATCGATGGTATCAAGCGCAAGCTGCATGAGCTGCTGCCGGATGAGCGTGATCTGCAAGTAAGAAGTTCCAACTCCATGGTCATTCTCTCCGGCCAGGTGTCCGATACCTATGCCATGGACACTGCATTGGCAGCGGCCCGCAGCTTCGCCGGAGACAACGATGTTCGCAACCTGCTGCAGGTCGGCGGCGGACAACAAGTGATGCTGGAAGTGCGCATAGCCGAGGTCAAGCGCAACTCCTTGAAAGCACTGGGTATCTCGACCACCATTACCGGCAGCTCAGGCAGCCGCACCGCTGAAATCTCTACCGGACTGCCGCTGAGTGTTACGCCATTTGTCGATGGCCTGTTTACCTGGCCAGATCTGTTATTGCGGCTTGAAGCCCTAGAAACCCGCGGTCTCGCCAAAACTCTGGCTGAGCCCAACATCGTCGCCTTATCTGGGCAAGAGGGCAGCTTCCTGGCCGGTGGTGAGTTCCCCGTGCCGGTATTACAGTCGGGTGGGTCAGATGCGATCACCGTGGAGTTCAAGGAATACGGCGTAGGCCTCTTGTTCACGCCCATGGTGCTCTCCAGCAGCAAGATCAATCTGCGCCTGCAGACCGAAGTCTCCACCATCGATTTTGAGAATGCGACTTCGGTCGCAGGAACCTCGGTTCCGGCGCTCAACACACGCCGCACAGGCACCACGATCGAGCTGGCTGATGGCCAAAGCTTTGTCATTGCCGGGCTGCTGCAAGAGAACATGAACAATGTCCTCAACCAGGTCCCGGGACTGGGGAGCGTGCCCATTCTCGGCGCTTTGTTCCGCAGCACGGAGTTTCGCCGCAATGAGACCGAACTGGCCATCGTCGTCAGGGCTCGCTTGGTCGCGCCTAGCACTGCGGATGTGCGCTTGCCCACCGACAATATCATCGCGCCCTCCGATATTGATCAGTACCTACTGGGCACGCTAGAGCACCGGGAAATCAGCCCCGCCAGCAACACCACCGGCGGCCTAGAAGGCAGCTTCGGCCACGAACTCTAA
- a CDS encoding TadE/TadG family type IV pilus assembly protein, with product MNKQTPQSGAAMVEFALVLIPLLLIVFGITELGRALYQQNSLVKSVHAGARYIARQPDALVVANPCTPGVTWTQVSNNARNLVVCGRTSNCNGATTTVPGMTTTEVQITTSSALITAAGENRPACIIQVAAEVPFQSVFGERLLPIGQWTGLQLRASIEERYIGE from the coding sequence ATGAATAAGCAAACCCCACAAAGCGGTGCGGCGATGGTGGAGTTTGCTTTGGTGCTGATTCCGCTGCTGCTCATCGTTTTTGGCATCACCGAGCTGGGCCGCGCCCTGTATCAACAAAACAGCTTGGTGAAGTCGGTGCATGCCGGCGCCCGCTACATCGCCCGCCAACCCGATGCACTAGTCGTGGCTAATCCTTGCACCCCGGGCGTGACTTGGACTCAAGTCAGCAATAACGCCCGCAATTTGGTGGTCTGCGGACGCACTTCCAATTGCAATGGAGCCACCACCACTGTGCCCGGGATGACTACAACAGAGGTGCAGATTACCACCTCAAGCGCCCTTATTACCGCAGCCGGGGAGAACCGTCCCGCCTGCATCATCCAGGTCGCTGCCGAAGTGCCTTTCCAGTCGGTATTCGGTGAGCGTCTGCTGCCGATAGGGCAGTGGACGGGGCTGCAGCTAAGAGCCTCGATCGAGGAGCGCTACATCGGTGAATAA
- the cpaB gene encoding Flp pilus assembly protein CpaB, which yields MIQARAYWVLLVAVAMGAVAVYMVQGLIRPAEPPETVAAEGPAMTSVVVAAMDLEVGQRLDRVSLSTVSFPAAAVPQGAFNDIQAVLTLDDTPPVVIREITRGEVIMPHRISPPGTRAGLMPRIPSEHRAITISTDEVQGVAGFVLPGDRVDILHTTNAGRADGELVTRMLMQNIPVLAVDQIASDRRDDPRVARAITLLTTPEEAQKITLAQRVGQVKVALRSTFDDDVTPRAVIRGVDLQTRTSNPNGTSGPPPGPRVQVIRGLNVNSQTITGNTAQP from the coding sequence GTGATACAAGCACGTGCATATTGGGTATTACTCGTGGCGGTAGCCATGGGCGCTGTTGCTGTTTATATGGTCCAAGGTTTGATCCGCCCGGCAGAGCCCCCTGAGACAGTGGCTGCTGAGGGCCCGGCCATGACCTCGGTGGTCGTGGCTGCCATGGACCTGGAGGTTGGGCAGCGCCTGGATCGCGTATCGCTGTCTACCGTTTCTTTCCCCGCTGCGGCTGTGCCTCAGGGGGCCTTTAACGACATCCAAGCAGTACTTACGCTGGATGACACACCGCCGGTGGTGATCCGCGAGATCACCCGCGGTGAAGTGATCATGCCACATCGCATCTCACCCCCGGGAACGCGTGCCGGTCTGATGCCGCGCATTCCGTCAGAACATCGCGCGATCACCATCTCGACCGATGAAGTCCAGGGCGTGGCGGGTTTTGTCTTGCCCGGAGATCGTGTAGACATCTTGCACACCACCAATGCCGGGCGTGCTGATGGCGAATTGGTGACTCGTATGCTGATGCAGAACATACCGGTACTCGCGGTCGATCAAATTGCTTCCGATCGCCGTGATGATCCGCGCGTGGCCCGCGCAATCACCTTACTCACCACCCCTGAAGAAGCCCAAAAAATCACGCTAGCGCAGCGGGTCGGGCAGGTGAAGGTCGCCTTACGCAGCACCTTTGATGATGACGTCACGCCACGCGCGGTGATTCGTGGTGTTGATCTGCAAACCCGCACTTCTAACCCTAATGGGACCAGTGGGCCGCCGCCGGGACCCCGTGTGCAGGTGATTCGCGGGCTGAATGTAAACAGCCAAACCATCACGGGTAATACCGCTCAGCCTTGA
- a CDS encoding pilus assembly protein TadG-related protein — protein MKPAHNKQRGAILVMSLFMIILMLGMGAFALDLGRLYVLKSQMQNAADAAARAGAEELDNRPGAQARARAAILDLLQHDSGFARETDLLQGITEGNIRFYSWIGSPYDADVDRPQEYCETQLGGSFENGRCLSPLGTDTVSRYVEVRLEPNDTERDYTVDLYFLPVLDLIGADTARFAQVNARALAGRQFTVCNYPPLMICNPFEPEGLSFARAADPSDPNARIRVGYSLSLKQKWAAGNFGFLQVRNPGGQFTSGAVRVGEYLADPNLQECTPPQVRTQPGAIESFPTWGWNTRFDHYTNQFRPRDYPPAPNVIEYPRDIGGDEIVGNGQWRRDEYWTAFHSYHGRSQPPGYTQMTRHQLYEWELDEGLMPCDPNGPDGEPGTSDDINCLDPLTELPAKDGLSTRDPWATPEPDRTVPYVDPSPAGRAAKPIIDGLHNPANRGPVVFPDRRVLFAAVLDCAAQNITGRTNATADTFAKFFILQTATQRRSEFVVEYMGLAGRADAEFNVSVQLYE, from the coding sequence ATGAAGCCGGCACACAACAAGCAACGCGGCGCCATTCTCGTGATGAGCCTATTCATGATCATCCTGATGCTGGGCATGGGCGCCTTCGCGCTCGACCTGGGTCGTCTCTATGTGCTCAAAAGTCAGATGCAAAATGCCGCTGATGCCGCTGCCCGCGCCGGCGCGGAAGAGTTGGATAACCGCCCAGGTGCCCAGGCCCGTGCCCGCGCGGCCATCCTTGATCTTTTGCAACATGACAGCGGCTTCGCCCGCGAAACCGATCTTTTGCAGGGCATCACAGAAGGCAATATCCGCTTCTACAGCTGGATTGGCTCACCCTACGATGCCGATGTTGACCGGCCGCAGGAGTATTGCGAGACGCAGCTGGGTGGCAGCTTCGAAAATGGTCGTTGCTTGAGCCCACTAGGCACAGACACCGTCAGTCGCTATGTGGAGGTGCGCCTAGAACCTAATGACACTGAGCGCGACTACACGGTTGATCTGTACTTCCTACCCGTACTCGACCTCATTGGCGCCGATACCGCGCGTTTCGCGCAAGTCAACGCCCGCGCCCTGGCCGGACGCCAGTTCACCGTCTGTAACTATCCTCCGCTGATGATTTGTAACCCGTTTGAACCCGAGGGTCTGAGTTTCGCGCGCGCCGCTGATCCCAGCGATCCCAATGCCCGCATCCGTGTTGGCTACTCGCTGTCTTTGAAACAAAAATGGGCGGCCGGTAATTTCGGCTTTCTACAGGTCCGCAACCCCGGCGGCCAGTTCACTTCTGGCGCCGTACGGGTCGGTGAATACCTGGCCGATCCAAACTTGCAGGAGTGCACGCCGCCGCAAGTACGCACCCAACCCGGCGCCATCGAAAGCTTTCCCACCTGGGGCTGGAACACCCGATTCGACCATTACACCAACCAATTCCGCCCGCGTGACTACCCACCGGCGCCCAATGTCATCGAATATCCGCGCGACATCGGTGGCGACGAAATTGTGGGTAATGGCCAGTGGCGAAGAGACGAATACTGGACTGCTTTTCACAGCTACCACGGCAGATCGCAACCGCCGGGCTATACGCAAATGACCCGCCATCAGTTGTATGAGTGGGAGTTGGATGAGGGGCTCATGCCCTGCGATCCCAATGGGCCCGATGGCGAACCAGGAACGTCCGATGACATCAACTGCTTAGATCCCCTCACTGAGTTACCCGCCAAAGATGGCCTCAGCACCCGTGACCCTTGGGCTACGCCTGAGCCTGACCGCACCGTACCTTACGTCGATCCCAGCCCCGCAGGCCGGGCTGCTAAGCCTATTATCGATGGCTTGCATAACCCCGCCAATCGTGGCCCCGTGGTATTCCCCGATCGCCGCGTGTTGTTTGCCGCTGTTTTAGACTGCGCTGCGCAAAATATCACCGGAAGAACCAACGCCACCGCCGACACCTTCGCCAAATTCTTCATCTTGCAAACCGCCACTCAACGCCGCAGCGAGTTCGTCGTGGAATACATGGGTCTAGCGGGTCGCGCTGATGCCGAATTCAATGTCTCGGTGCAGCTGTATGAATAA